From the Bacillus tuaregi genome, one window contains:
- a CDS encoding class I SAM-dependent methyltransferase, protein MDAKLKWNRKYKDRLLIKESPTPNERLLTLSASLNGGNALDLACGLGGNSLFLARHGYRVEALDISDIAIDYLQEQTEKQRLSIYPRLADLTDHESLKLLENSFDLVVVTYYLDRSLFPLIKSILNDNGFFFMETFYHSPQNKQTVSDSYKLRPNELLTEFGDFHILYFEENEEEGRQTIFCRK, encoded by the coding sequence ATGGATGCCAAACTGAAATGGAATAGAAAATATAAAGACAGACTTTTGATAAAAGAAAGTCCCACACCAAACGAACGACTGCTAACACTGTCTGCCTCTCTTAACGGGGGCAATGCCCTTGATCTTGCCTGCGGTCTTGGCGGAAACAGCTTGTTCTTAGCAAGACATGGCTATCGTGTAGAGGCATTGGATATCTCGGATATAGCCATTGACTATCTACAAGAACAGACAGAAAAACAACGGCTCTCCATATACCCGCGTCTGGCAGATTTGACAGACCATGAAAGTCTTAAATTATTGGAAAACAGCTTTGACCTGGTTGTTGTCACCTATTATTTGGATCGTTCCCTTTTTCCATTGATTAAATCTATTTTGAACGATAATGGATTTTTCTTCATGGAAACGTTTTATCACTCTCCGCAAAACAAACAAACCGTGTCAGATTCATACAAGCTAAGACCCAATGAACTTCTTACTGAGTTTGGTGATTTTCATATTCTATATTTTGAAGAAAATGAAGAAGAGGGAAGACAAACCATTTTTTGCCGGAAGTGA
- a CDS encoding flavodoxin: MSKALIVYTSMTGNTKTCAHIVEDKLKELGVRVTVKDCTQAGADEFMDVDICIVGTYTYGDYGNLPNEMVNFYEDLASLKLKGKVFGVFGSGDSYYPQFCKAVDDFTDQFIKTGATVGADCVKVDLSPNMEDLANLHAFAKSLDWWQKRMVV, from the coding sequence ATGTCAAAGGCGCTAATTGTCTATACAAGCATGACCGGGAATACGAAGACATGTGCACACATTGTGGAGGATAAATTAAAGGAACTAGGAGTAAGGGTAACAGTAAAAGATTGCACGCAGGCCGGTGCAGATGAGTTTATGGATGTGGATATATGTATTGTTGGTACGTATACCTATGGCGATTATGGGAACCTCCCCAATGAAATGGTCAATTTTTATGAGGACCTTGCTTCGCTTAAATTAAAAGGAAAGGTCTTCGGTGTTTTTGGTTCAGGAGATAGCTATTATCCCCAGTTTTGCAAAGCTGTTGATGATTTCACAGATCAATTTATTAAGACAGGCGCAACCGTTGGAGCTGATTGTGTAAAAGTGGACCTAAGCCCTAATATGGAGGATTTAGCCAACCTACATGCGTTTGCCAAATCATTAGATTGGTGGCAAAAAAGAATGGTTGTGTAA
- the ortA gene encoding 2-amino-4-oxopentanoate thiolase subunit OrtA, translating into MAKKGDWVMIHSIVLEAKDRAPQVPDDTKQVPLEKFVRGFLQEDAEIGDIVKVKTVADRHDQGKLVEVHPTHRHGFGEFVPEILRIDQDLRKALFGGEE; encoded by the coding sequence ATGGCAAAAAAAGGCGATTGGGTGATGATTCATTCTATAGTGCTAGAAGCAAAAGATAGAGCACCTCAAGTTCCGGATGATACGAAACAAGTACCACTTGAGAAATTTGTTAGAGGTTTTCTTCAAGAGGATGCAGAGATTGGTGACATAGTAAAAGTGAAAACGGTTGCAGATCGTCATGATCAGGGAAAGTTAGTAGAGGTACATCCTACTCACCGTCACGGCTTTGGAGAATTTGTTCCTGAGATTCTTCGGATAGACCAGGATCTTCGTAAAGCATTATTCGGAGGTGAAGAATAA
- the ord gene encoding 2,4-diaminopentanoate dehydrogenase has translation MENVKVVIWGLGAMGSGMARMLLKKQGVDIVGGIDIGDKVGKSLYEVVGVEQGDRPDVKVGNLEDIITEKCADVVLLCTDSFTEKAFPKLKYILEKKINVITSAEEMAYPQAQQPELAAELDRLAKENGVSVLGTGINPGLIMDLLVVLMTGACEDVEHITARRVNSLSPFGKAVMEEQGIGMEVEEFEKRKAEGTMAGHVGFHESITMIADAIGWKLDGPIEQDMDAIVTEVDRKAPYGEAKAGQVAGVAMRGWGKVDGEAKIEMDHPQQIEPEQVGVDTGDYVIIKGTPNINLSNTPEVPGGIGTIAMVVNMIPQIINARPGLQTMINLPVPRAIMGDMRELISEEAKIVK, from the coding sequence ATGGAAAACGTGAAAGTAGTTATTTGGGGACTAGGCGCAATGGGAAGCGGTATGGCAAGAATGCTATTAAAGAAGCAGGGAGTAGATATCGTTGGAGGCATCGATATTGGTGATAAAGTAGGCAAATCACTTTACGAGGTTGTCGGTGTAGAGCAAGGTGACCGTCCGGATGTAAAGGTTGGTAACTTGGAGGATATTATTACAGAAAAATGTGCTGATGTCGTTTTATTATGTACTGATTCATTTACTGAAAAGGCATTTCCAAAGCTTAAATATATTCTGGAAAAGAAAATTAATGTCATTACAAGTGCAGAAGAAATGGCCTACCCTCAGGCGCAACAACCAGAGCTAGCGGCAGAACTAGATCGCCTTGCAAAAGAAAACGGCGTATCTGTACTGGGAACAGGGATTAATCCAGGGCTAATCATGGATTTATTAGTGGTGTTAATGACAGGCGCTTGTGAAGATGTTGAACATATTACTGCCCGCCGTGTCAATTCACTTTCTCCATTCGGAAAAGCTGTAATGGAAGAGCAAGGAATTGGCATGGAAGTAGAAGAATTTGAAAAACGCAAAGCGGAAGGAACAATGGCAGGACATGTTGGCTTCCATGAGTCCATAACGATGATTGCCGATGCAATTGGCTGGAAGTTAGATGGACCTATTGAACAGGATATGGACGCCATTGTAACAGAAGTTGACCGTAAGGCTCCATACGGAGAAGCAAAAGCTGGTCAGGTTGCGGGAGTTGCGATGAGAGGCTGGGGTAAGGTCGACGGTGAAGCAAAAATAGAAATGGATCATCCACAGCAAATCGAACCAGAGCAAGTGGGAGTGGATACTGGTGACTATGTCATTATTAAAGGTACCCCAAATATTAATCTTTCAAATACACCTGAAGTTCCTGGTGGTATCGGAACCATCGCTATGGTAGTAAATATGATACCACAAATTATTAATGCAAGACCAGGTCTACAAACCATGATCAATCTTCCTGTACCAAGAGCTATTATGGGTGATATGAGAGAATTAATCAGTGAAGAAGCTAAAATTGTTAAATAA
- the oraE gene encoding D-ornithine 4,5-aminomutase subunit OraE: MSEKKLNPNEKINLHEILDNLENYRPKRRGWTWRTPKPGLEQHKFTYKDMSEPLKNYVPLPSAKYFNNIDPQGTSSITTEIASGRFEDDIRRMRMAAWHGADHIMVIRTAGQSHFEGLIEGTPQGVGGIPITRKQVRAQRKALDLIEEEVGRPINYHSYVSGIAGPEVAVMFAEEGVNGAHQDPQYNVLYRNINMVRSFVDAAESKKVMAWAGIAQIDGAHNANATAREAWKVMPELMVQHAINSLFSYKVGIAKDNICLSTVPPTAPPAPSMYLDLPYAVALRDFFEEYRMRAQQNTKYMEASTREATVTHVLNLLISKLTRADIQSTITPDEGRNVPWHIYNMEAVDTAKQVFQGLDGFMDMVELKKDGPLYDKAREIKERAILFMEEIVQTGGYFKAVEEGFFVDSGNYPERNGDGIAREIEGGIGVGTIFKRDEDYLAPVTAHYGYNNVAQYDESAANDPAKLIDGSTFENPEKIIFIDELDDNDNVNIRLEETKEYREGGMLKPEGEWLGDGTILITMMLPTSARVAEFAALEYAKEFGLADPEVINKEVMQDAEGTRIELKGRVTKAIDPTKLTIPPEPKLLTEDEIREEIQNEPMTIVAGTVGEDEHSVGLREIIDIKHGGIEKYGIKNHYLGTSVPVEKLVDAAIELNADAIFASTIISHDDIHYKNMKRIHELAVEKGVRDKLIIIAGGTQVIPELAVKAGVDAGFGRGTKGIHVATALVEIRREKRKNNEG; this comes from the coding sequence ATGTCTGAAAAGAAATTAAATCCGAATGAAAAAATAAATCTTCATGAAATTTTAGATAATCTTGAGAACTATCGTCCGAAAAGAAGAGGCTGGACTTGGAGAACACCAAAGCCAGGATTAGAGCAGCATAAATTTACTTATAAAGATATGTCAGAGCCATTAAAGAACTATGTTCCACTTCCATCTGCTAAGTATTTTAATAATATTGATCCACAAGGGACATCATCCATTACAACAGAAATCGCTTCTGGTCGTTTTGAAGATGATATCCGCCGGATGAGAATGGCTGCTTGGCATGGGGCAGACCATATCATGGTTATTCGTACAGCTGGACAATCTCATTTTGAAGGTTTAATTGAAGGAACTCCACAGGGTGTCGGTGGTATCCCAATTACAAGAAAGCAAGTGAGAGCACAGAGAAAAGCGCTCGATCTAATCGAGGAAGAAGTAGGCCGTCCAATTAACTACCATAGCTATGTATCTGGTATTGCCGGTCCTGAAGTTGCGGTTATGTTTGCAGAAGAAGGCGTAAACGGTGCGCACCAAGACCCTCAATATAATGTTCTATACCGTAATATTAACATGGTTCGTTCATTCGTTGATGCAGCTGAATCGAAAAAGGTTATGGCATGGGCTGGAATTGCGCAAATTGACGGTGCTCATAATGCGAACGCAACAGCAAGAGAAGCTTGGAAGGTTATGCCTGAATTAATGGTACAGCATGCGATTAACTCCTTGTTCTCCTATAAAGTAGGAATTGCAAAAGACAATATCTGTCTTTCAACGGTTCCTCCGACTGCGCCACCGGCACCATCGATGTATTTGGATCTGCCATATGCAGTAGCATTAAGAGATTTCTTCGAAGAATATCGTATGAGAGCACAGCAAAATACGAAATACATGGAAGCTTCAACTCGTGAAGCAACCGTTACACATGTATTGAACCTGTTAATATCAAAATTAACTCGTGCCGATATTCAATCAACGATTACACCTGATGAAGGACGTAACGTTCCATGGCATATCTATAATATGGAGGCAGTGGACACAGCTAAGCAGGTGTTCCAAGGTCTTGATGGCTTCATGGATATGGTTGAATTGAAGAAAGACGGCCCGCTATATGATAAGGCTCGTGAGATTAAAGAAAGAGCGATTCTTTTCATGGAAGAAATCGTTCAAACAGGCGGATACTTCAAAGCAGTTGAAGAAGGCTTCTTTGTTGATTCAGGTAACTACCCTGAGCGTAATGGGGACGGTATTGCCCGTGAGATTGAAGGCGGTATCGGTGTCGGTACCATCTTCAAGAGAGATGAGGATTATCTGGCTCCTGTCACAGCTCACTATGGCTACAATAATGTGGCTCAATATGATGAGTCTGCTGCAAATGATCCAGCGAAATTAATTGATGGCAGTACTTTTGAGAACCCTGAAAAAATTATCTTCATTGACGAATTGGATGATAATGATAATGTTAACATCCGTTTGGAAGAAACAAAAGAATACCGTGAAGGCGGCATGCTGAAGCCTGAAGGAGAATGGCTGGGAGACGGCACAATCCTGATTACGATGATGCTTCCAACTTCTGCACGTGTAGCTGAATTTGCCGCGCTTGAGTATGCTAAGGAATTTGGCTTAGCAGATCCAGAGGTTATCAATAAAGAAGTCATGCAGGATGCTGAAGGTACGCGTATCGAATTGAAGGGTCGTGTAACGAAAGCCATTGACCCAACGAAATTAACGATTCCACCAGAACCAAAACTATTAACAGAAGATGAGATTCGTGAAGAAATCCAAAATGAACCTATGACGATTGTTGCTGGAACAGTTGGAGAAGATGAGCACTCTGTTGGACTTCGTGAAATCATTGATATTAAGCACGGTGGTATTGAGAAATACGGAATTAAAAACCACTACCTAGGCACATCAGTACCAGTGGAAAAGCTTGTTGATGCGGCTATTGAGTTAAATGCTGATGCGATTTTTGCATCTACTATTATTAGCCACGACGACATTCACTATAAGAATATGAAGAGAATTCATGAGCTTGCAGTAGAAAAAGGCGTACGTGATAAACTGATTATTATTGCTGGCGGTACACAGGTTATCCCTGAATTGGCAGTAAAAGCAGGTGTGGATGCAGGATTTGGTCGCGGAACAAAAGGGATTCATGTGGCAACGGCACTAGTTGAAATTCGAAGAGAAAAGAGAAAGAATAATGAAGGTTGA
- a CDS encoding ornithine aminomutase subunit alpha, whose translation MSEAREDNYLEKRAHLAGLSNDELKERFWSLTEQIVDPLLDFAHTYTSPSIERSVLLRMGFSSVEATKIVNNVMDRGLMGKGAGHIVYRLSKEKGISVREAGLKLYNDEMWEDVVAMFKGGNK comes from the coding sequence ATGAGTGAAGCTAGAGAAGATAACTACCTAGAAAAAAGAGCACACCTTGCCGGATTATCAAATGACGAATTAAAGGAAAGATTTTGGAGTTTAACGGAGCAAATTGTTGATCCTTTATTGGATTTTGCTCATACTTATACATCACCTTCCATTGAGCGCTCTGTACTACTTCGCATGGGGTTCTCATCCGTAGAAGCAACAAAAATCGTTAACAACGTGATGGACCGCGGCTTAATGGGGAAGGGCGCAGGTCATATTGTCTACCGACTTTCTAAAGAAAAGGGCATATCCGTTCGTGAGGCAGGCCTTAAACTGTACAATGACGAAATGTGGGAAGATGTTGTTGCGATGTTCAAGGGAGGGAATAAATAA
- the dapA gene encoding 4-hydroxy-tetrahydrodipicolinate synthase, which yields MNFGQLLTAMVTPFDQNGEVDYSATRNLVNYLIENGTEGLVVAGTTGESPTLTTEEKVELFKFVVNVVEGRIPVIAGTGSYNTRESIHLTKLAENAGVDGVMLVVPYYNKPSQEGLYQHFKAIAESTSLPVMLYNIPGRSVINMSVDTTVRLAQIPNIVAIKDASGNLDAMSEIIRQTPEGFSLYSGDDGVTLPVLSIGGAGVISVASHVIGKEMQTMIKHFMGGNHRKAAEMHRNLLPIMKALFAAPNPTPVKAALNLAGVPVGGVRLPLIPLNDTELSSLKAVLNELKENDVDIKEEAAS from the coding sequence ATGAATTTCGGACAATTATTAACAGCAATGGTAACACCATTTGATCAAAACGGTGAGGTTGATTATAGCGCTACAAGAAACTTAGTTAATTATTTAATTGAAAATGGTACTGAAGGATTAGTGGTAGCTGGCACAACTGGAGAGTCACCTACTCTAACAACAGAAGAGAAGGTTGAATTATTCAAATTTGTCGTTAATGTAGTAGAAGGAAGAATCCCTGTTATCGCAGGCACCGGTTCCTATAACACGAGAGAATCCATTCATTTAACAAAGCTCGCTGAGAATGCCGGCGTAGATGGTGTTATGCTTGTTGTTCCATACTACAACAAACCGTCACAGGAAGGGTTATATCAGCACTTCAAGGCAATTGCTGAGTCAACATCACTGCCAGTCATGCTATATAATATCCCAGGACGTAGTGTGATTAATATGTCAGTAGACACTACTGTTCGACTTGCACAAATTCCTAATATTGTAGCTATTAAAGATGCCAGTGGAAACCTTGACGCGATGTCTGAAATTATTAGACAGACTCCTGAAGGATTTTCTTTATACAGCGGTGATGATGGTGTCACATTACCTGTCCTATCAATTGGCGGAGCTGGCGTTATTTCCGTTGCTTCCCACGTGATTGGGAAAGAAATGCAGACTATGATTAAGCATTTTATGGGTGGAAACCATCGAAAAGCAGCAGAAATGCACCGTAACCTGCTACCAATAATGAAAGCTCTATTTGCTGCACCAAATCCAACTCCTGTTAAGGCCGCATTAAATTTAGCAGGTGTGCCAGTCGGTGGCGTACGGTTACCATTGATACCTTTAAATGATACGGAGCTTAGTTCATTAAAGGCAGTTTTAAATGAATTAAAAGAAAATGATGTAGACATAAAAGAAGAAGCCGCAAGTTAA
- a CDS encoding toast rack family protein encodes MRKKIAGSIIAASFLFIATGCSPFFNGHDESKEVLIKQDQAEELELELNIGAGELRVASGAEEWIEGTIDYTNKKLTPDITYKRKGDKGNAVIKQDDGVFKNINLGEVKNIWDLRLNDEVPLDLSVNAGASDSYLDLNGLQLSELEVNAGVGDMTIDLSGSYKESFDASLHMGVGESTIILPKDVGVKIDSSRGIGEAEFDGFISKGNGVYVNEAYEDADVVISLKTELGIGQVHFKIE; translated from the coding sequence ATGAGAAAGAAAATAGCCGGTAGTATCATAGCCGCTTCGTTTTTATTCATCGCAACAGGATGTAGTCCTTTTTTCAATGGTCATGACGAAAGCAAAGAGGTTCTGATTAAGCAGGACCAAGCAGAAGAGTTGGAGCTTGAGCTTAATATCGGTGCAGGAGAATTACGAGTAGCCAGCGGTGCAGAGGAATGGATTGAGGGTACTATTGATTACACAAATAAAAAACTAACACCAGATATTACCTACAAGCGTAAAGGTGATAAAGGAAACGCAGTGATTAAACAAGATGATGGAGTGTTCAAAAATATTAATCTTGGTGAGGTTAAAAACATTTGGGACCTTAGGCTAAATGATGAGGTACCACTTGATCTCAGCGTGAATGCCGGCGCCTCTGACTCCTACCTAGATTTAAATGGCTTGCAATTATCCGAGCTTGAAGTAAATGCCGGTGTTGGTGATATGACCATTGACCTAAGCGGCAGCTATAAAGAAAGCTTTGATGCTTCCTTACACATGGGAGTTGGAGAGTCTACCATCATCCTACCCAAGGATGTCGGTGTGAAAATTGATTCCTCCAGAGGAATCGGAGAAGCAGAATTTGATGGTTTCATCTCAAAAGGGAATGGAGTTTATGTAAACGAAGCATACGAGGATGCTGATGTGGTGATTAGCTTAAAAACTGAATTAGGGATTGGCCAGGTACACTTTAAAATCGAATAA
- the ortB gene encoding 2-amino-4-oxopentanoate thiolase subunit OrtB, translated as MSSNAKDLSYTSVMGRNTEIIKNSVGIDYDQFETGVISFDYERMMSEAGYSMEEMIEIQSATGVGNTPIFELKNLTALARKFAPKGKGARIFIKDEASNPSGSFKDRRAAISAYHAKKLGYKGLIAATSGNYGAAVASQAAKLGLKCIVVQETYDSRHVGQPEIVEKQRKCEALGAEVLQLTVGPELFYEALKVIEETGFFNASLYTPFGIAGVETLGYEIAQQFRATVGKDPDVVVATTAGGGNLTGTARGLIKAGATNTKVIGASVNLTGLHMASDNDFNRKSFTTGHTGFGVPFASWPDRSDVPRSAGRPLRYMDRYVTISQGEVFYMTEAMANLEGLEKGPAGNTALAAAFSLAQELDEDQTIIVQETEYTGAGKHVQPQLAFARQNGIEILFGDPKEEVPGKNIILPKDPSYIKAVDLDLDRMKRSLIKKAISTANQDLTEVDYQFLADETRKTVDEVKEMIKSLELNQ; from the coding sequence ATGAGCAGCAATGCAAAGGATTTAAGCTATACATCTGTAATGGGAAGAAATACTGAAATAATTAAGAATTCAGTTGGGATTGATTATGACCAATTTGAAACCGGTGTCATCAGCTTTGACTATGAAAGAATGATGTCGGAAGCTGGATATTCAATGGAAGAAATGATTGAAATTCAATCCGCTACAGGCGTTGGTAATACACCGATTTTTGAATTGAAGAATTTGACTGCTTTAGCAAGAAAGTTTGCTCCAAAAGGGAAAGGTGCTCGTATCTTTATTAAAGATGAAGCATCAAACCCTTCTGGAAGTTTTAAAGATAGAAGAGCGGCTATTTCTGCCTACCATGCAAAAAAATTAGGCTATAAAGGTCTTATTGCCGCAACAAGCGGTAACTATGGGGCTGCGGTTGCCTCTCAAGCAGCAAAATTAGGTCTTAAATGTATTGTCGTACAAGAAACCTACGATTCAAGACATGTCGGACAACCTGAAATTGTTGAAAAGCAAAGAAAATGTGAAGCTCTTGGAGCAGAAGTACTTCAACTAACAGTTGGGCCTGAATTATTCTACGAAGCACTGAAGGTAATTGAAGAAACTGGATTCTTTAATGCCTCATTATATACACCATTTGGTATTGCAGGCGTGGAAACGCTTGGTTATGAGATTGCTCAGCAATTTAGAGCAACTGTTGGTAAAGATCCAGATGTAGTAGTGGCAACGACTGCTGGCGGTGGTAATTTAACGGGAACTGCACGTGGATTAATTAAGGCAGGTGCCACAAATACCAAGGTAATTGGTGCTAGTGTTAACTTAACAGGTCTTCATATGGCCTCTGATAATGATTTCAATCGAAAATCTTTCACAACCGGTCACACTGGTTTTGGTGTTCCATTTGCTTCATGGCCAGACCGTTCAGATGTTCCTCGATCTGCAGGTAGACCATTACGTTATATGGATCGTTATGTAACGATTTCGCAAGGTGAAGTTTTCTACATGACAGAAGCTATGGCAAATCTAGAAGGACTTGAAAAAGGTCCTGCAGGTAACACAGCATTGGCTGCAGCTTTCTCACTAGCACAGGAGTTAGACGAAGATCAAACCATCATCGTTCAAGAAACAGAATATACGGGTGCCGGAAAGCATGTCCAGCCGCAATTAGCGTTTGCTAGACAAAATGGGATTGAAATTCTATTTGGTGATCCAAAGGAAGAGGTTCCTGGTAAGAACATCATTTTACCTAAAGATCCTTCTTACATTAAAGCGGTTGATTTAGACCTTGACCGTATGAAGCGTTCATTAATTAAAAAGGCGATTTCTACGGCAAATCAAGATTTAACAGAGGTTGATTATCAATTCTTAGCAGATGAAACTCGTAAGACGGTTGATGAAGTGAAGGAAATGATTAAGAGCCTAGAACTAAATCAATAA
- a CDS encoding DUF3050 domain-containing protein, with protein sequence MSLVQLESVRTRLLQHPIYQEITTPERVKVFMKHHVFAVWDFMSLLKRLQKSVTSVDVPWFPYEKPLFSRLINEIVVAEESDIDGRGGYSSHFSLYLEAMEECGAEAEMFHSFLNPLKQGKDYSSILSENNQIPESVRQFVEFNLNLAMNGELYEVAAAFFYGREGLIPEMFRPLVDSLMETGASSERLVFYLNRHIEVDEEHHGPLAEKLLLELCEKDPEKLERANDIGGKCLEARSKLWDGVLAEIREKNL encoded by the coding sequence ATGAGTCTTGTACAATTGGAATCTGTCAGAACGAGATTATTACAACACCCTATTTATCAAGAAATCACCACCCCAGAAAGAGTAAAGGTGTTTATGAAGCATCATGTGTTTGCTGTCTGGGATTTTATGAGTCTGTTAAAAAGATTACAAAAATCCGTTACTTCTGTCGATGTACCTTGGTTTCCATATGAAAAGCCGCTGTTTTCCAGGTTAATTAATGAGATTGTCGTGGCAGAGGAATCTGATATTGATGGCAGAGGGGGATACAGCAGTCATTTCTCTTTATATTTGGAAGCGATGGAAGAGTGTGGGGCAGAAGCGGAAATGTTCCATTCGTTTTTAAACCCTTTGAAACAAGGCAAGGACTATTCTAGCATATTATCTGAAAACAATCAGATTCCCGAGAGTGTTAGACAATTTGTTGAATTTAATTTGAATTTAGCGATGAACGGTGAGCTATACGAGGTAGCTGCTGCCTTTTTCTATGGACGTGAAGGGTTAATTCCCGAAATGTTCAGACCGTTAGTAGACTCCTTAATGGAAACAGGAGCTTCCAGTGAAAGATTAGTATTTTATCTCAACAGACATATAGAAGTGGATGAAGAGCACCATGGTCCGCTTGCTGAAAAGCTTCTGCTTGAGTTATGTGAAAAGGATCCGGAAAAGCTGGAAAGAGCCAATGACATCGGCGGAAAATGCTTAGAGGCCAGGTCCAAGCTCTGGGATGGTGTTTTGGCAGAAATTAGAGAAAAAAATCTTTAA
- a CDS encoding DinB family protein codes for MKEHGIHMLQYDYWANMKLLTHVDSFNEDIFHKPLKSVFPSIADTFYHIFRGQRIWIKRCIPDLSVNENITSFQDIEQAKTCFSKLHTTMIDLIHLSYDELNEVVYQNSRGTTFTNHIDEIMHHLANHGTYHRGNIASMIRECGYNGTSTDYIQFLRDMKN; via the coding sequence TTGAAAGAACATGGCATACATATGCTTCAGTATGATTACTGGGCTAATATGAAGCTTTTAACTCATGTCGATAGCTTTAATGAGGATATATTTCACAAACCGCTTAAAAGTGTATTTCCTTCTATTGCTGATACCTTTTATCATATATTTAGAGGTCAGCGGATTTGGATAAAAAGGTGTATTCCGGATCTTTCAGTTAACGAAAATATAACTTCATTTCAAGATATAGAACAAGCGAAAACCTGTTTTTCCAAGCTTCATACCACTATGATTGACTTGATACATTTGTCTTATGATGAGTTAAACGAGGTTGTTTATCAAAATTCAAGGGGTACAACCTTTACAAATCACATAGATGAAATTATGCATCATCTTGCCAATCATGGTACTTATCATAGAGGCAATATTGCTTCCATGATAAGAGAATGCGGTTATAATGGGACTTCTACTGATTATATTCAGTTTTTAAGGGATATGAAAAATTAA
- a CDS encoding manganese catalase family protein has protein sequence MFFHIKELQYHAKPERPDPLFAKQLQEVLGGQFGEISVALQYLFQGWNVRGNGKYKDLLMDTGTEELAHIEMLATMIARLLDGAPVGDLEEAAKNPVIAAILGGMNPQHAIVSGLGAMPADSVGNRWTADYIIASGNLLADFRANLNAESQGRLQVVRLYEATNDRGVKDMLSWLIARDTMHQNQWIAAIKELEAKENVVVPSSFPKECEKQEVAYTLFNFSRGNKSAAGRWAQGPSMDGLGTFNYVEKPVPLAPKPVLNPAPPYIHDTLPSVIMGAHQIPPNLK, from the coding sequence TTGTTTTTTCATATTAAAGAATTACAGTACCATGCCAAACCAGAAAGACCTGACCCGTTGTTTGCCAAGCAGCTTCAAGAGGTGTTAGGAGGACAGTTCGGTGAAATTTCTGTAGCCCTACAATATTTATTTCAAGGTTGGAATGTGCGTGGAAACGGAAAATATAAGGATTTATTAATGGATACAGGTACAGAGGAACTGGCACATATTGAAATGCTGGCAACGATGATTGCAAGACTGCTTGACGGGGCGCCAGTAGGGGACCTGGAGGAAGCAGCGAAAAATCCTGTGATTGCTGCCATTCTTGGAGGAATGAATCCACAGCATGCCATCGTTTCGGGTCTTGGAGCCATGCCGGCAGACAGTGTTGGAAATAGATGGACAGCCGATTATATTATTGCAAGCGGGAACTTACTGGCAGATTTTCGAGCCAATTTAAATGCAGAATCACAGGGGCGTTTGCAGGTAGTCCGATTATATGAAGCCACGAACGATCGTGGTGTGAAGGATATGCTGTCTTGGTTGATAGCCCGTGACACGATGCACCAAAATCAATGGATTGCTGCGATTAAGGAGTTGGAAGCAAAGGAAAATGTGGTGGTACCAAGCTCCTTCCCGAAAGAATGTGAAAAACAAGAGGTGGCCTATACGCTTTTTAATTTCTCAAGAGGAAATAAAAGTGCAGCTGGACGTTGGGCGCAGGGACCAAGTATGGATGGATTAGGTACATTTAACTATGTGGAAAAACCAGTTCCGCTTGCGCCTAAGCCGGTATTAAATCCTGCTCCTCCATATATTCATGATACATTACCATCCGTAATCATGGGGGCTCATCAAATACCACCTAATTTAAAATAA